Part of the Paenibacillus sp. YPG26 genome, CGTCCCCAAATTGTGGCGGCCAACAAGATGGACATGCCTGAGGCCGCAGAGCATCTTGAAGCATTTAGAACCAAGATTGCCGAAGTGCGTCCGGATCTTGAGATTCTGCCCATCTCCTCTTTGACAAGAGAAGGGATTCAAGAGCTGCTGTACCGGGCCGCTGATCTTCTGGACTCCATTCCAGAGGCACCGGCGATTGAAGAAGTAACTGAACTGAATGAACGCAAGATCTACAAGCTGGATAAGAAGGAAGATGAAAGCTTTGTAATCAAGCGTGAGAACGAGGCTTTTGTTGTGGAAAGCCCAGCTATTGAACGAATGATGAAACGAATGCAGCTGAACAGCCATGAAGCTATTCTCAAGCTGGCAAGGACTATGCGTCATATGGGAATCGATGATGAACTTCGTAAGAGGGGTGCCGAAGACGGGACCATTGTCCGAATTGGAGATTTCGAATTCGAGTTCGTTGAAGGCAGCAGTTACTATTATTAATAATTTGCCGTCTGCGGTCTTTAATTTAAGGACTACAGACGGCTCTTTTATTAAAGAGAGACTGAAATCTATTGCCCGGAGAGGTCGTTTCCTATATAATGTCCACTATAGGAGTACAACAGTCTTTTTGAGGAGGACGTTTGTGAAAGAACGTTATTTCTTGGTCCGGGAAGATATTCTTCCAGAAGCCGTGGTCAAGACACTGCAGGCGAAGCAGCTGTTGGCAGGCGGTGAAGTGAAGACCGTGCATGAGGCTGTGGAGCAGGTGGGAATCAGCCGTAGTGCTTTTTACAAATATAAAGATGGGATCCATGTGCTTAATCATTTGGAGAGGGATCGGATTGCAACGATTTCTTTTGATTTGGAACATCGTTCTGGCAGATTGTCAGAAGTGCTTGCCCTGATTGCGGGTTTTGGCGGGAATGTACTCACGATTAATCAGAGTATTCCTCTGCAAGGAAGAGCTAACGTGGTTATATCAGTTGAAATCTCACACCTGACTGAGGAGCTTGATGCATTGACGGTTATTCTCCAGGGGACTCCCGGGGTTCAGCGTGTTCATGTCATCGGTCAAGGTTAGATTGAGCAAATATTCAGTGTTAAGAATTAGGAGGAGATGCGGGTGAAACCTGTTAAAGTTGGATTGTTGGGGTTGGGCACTGTAGGAACAGGTGTGGTACGTATTGTGGAAGGACATCAGGAGGATTTGAGCAGTCAAGTGGGTTCTCCAATTGTGATCGAGAAGATAGCGGTCAAAAGTATGGACAAGGCTAGAAATATCGCAATTGATTCCAGCAAACTGACGGTAGACCCGCTGGATGTTATACGGGATCCTGAGATTGATGTCATTGTTGAGGTAATGGGCGGGATTGACGGAACGAAGGAGTACATTCTGGAAGCTCTTGAGCGCGGGAAGCACATCGTAACGGCTAATAAAGATCTTATGGCACTGCACGGTTCTGAAATTCTGGCCAAAGCCCAGGAGAAACAGTGTGATGTGTTCTACGAAGCCAGTGTGGCGGGCGGGATTCCAATTATCCGTACTCTTATTGAGGGCTTCTCGTCAGACCGTATCATGAAGATCATGGGGATTGTGAACGGAACAACGAACTATATCTTGACGAAAATGAGCCAGGAAGGTGCTTCTTATGAGGATGTTCTGAAGGAAGCGCAGGAGCTTGGTTATGCTGAATCCGACCCTACATCCGATGTGGAAGGTCTTGATGCTGCCCGCAAGATGGCTATTCTGGGCACACTCGGCTTCCGGACTAACGTTGAATTAAGCGACGTAAGTGTCCGCGGAATTTCGAGTGTCTCGAAGGAAGATATCCTGTATGCCAAACAGCTCGGATACGAGATGAAGCTGCTCGGTATTGCCGATAGACAAGACGATCAGTTCAGTATTAGCGTACAGCCTACCATGGTGAAGAAGTCACATCCGATTGCTTCGGTTAACGGCGTATTCAATGCGGTCTACGTATATGGTGAGGCCGTGGGGGAGACGATGTTCTATGGTGCAGGCGCTGGTGAGATGCCTACAGCCACATCGGTTGTTGCCGACCTGGTAGCTATAGTGAAGAACTTGAAGCTGGGTGTAAATGGCCTGAAAGCAATTGTTCCTTACAAACCGAAGAAGCTGAAGAGTGACGAGGAAATCTCTTATAAGAACTTCCTGCTTCTTCACGTTGAAGATAAAGCGGGTGTGCTGGCCCAGATTACTCAAGTGTTCGCTGAATATGACGTCAGTCTGGAATCAGTAGTACAATCTCCAAATGAGCCTACAGATGCCGAAATCATGATTGTAACCCATGACGCGAGCCAAGCAAGCATGAATAAGGTGCTACTGCATTTCGAATCCCTGGATGTTATCCGCCGGATCAAGAGTGTATACCGTGTTGAAGGATAATTTATATAACAAAGGGGTTAAGTCATGAGTTCTTCGCAATCAAATGGTGTTCGGGTTAGAATTCCGGCGAGTACTGCGAATTTGGGCCCGGGATTTGACACTTTGGGTATGGCTTTATCGTTATATGCGTGGATTGAGATGAAGGCTGCGGATCATACCGCATTTCATCTCTATGGAGACGAAATGAAGGGGATCCCAGCGGACAAGAGCAACCTGATTTATCAAGTTGCCCAATCTGTTTTTGATGAAGCTGGAGTATCAATCCCTGATCTTGAAGTATCCATGTATTCGGATATACCGTTGACCAGAGGGCTTGGAAGCAGTGCCTCCGCAATTGTAGGGGCGCTTGTTGCAGCCAACGAATTGATTGGTTCGCCACTAACGTCCTCTAAATTATTTGATATGGCTACTGCGCTTGAGAAACACCCGGATAATGTAGGGGCGTCTTTATTCGGAGGCATCATTGCGGCTTCCTGGGATGGGGAGCATGCAGATTATATTAGAATTGAGCCTTCCTCCGATCTGGGAGTGCTGGTCGCCATCCCCGATTTCCAATTGTCTACCTCGGACGCAAGAAATGTGCTGCCTGAGCAGGTGTCATTAAAGGATGCGGTATATAACATAGGCAAATCATCACTGCTTACCGCTGCCTTCTCTTCAGGCCGGCTTGATCTTATCTCTGTGGCGATGAAGGATCGGATTCACCAGCCTTACCGGGCTTCACTTATTCCGGGAATGTCCCAAATTCTGAATGAAGCTGCTGATCATGGAGCCCTTGGAGCTGCCCTAAGCGGTGCAGGTCCCACGTTGCTTGCGCTAGTTGACAAACGAGCTGGGACAGGGCGCGATCTGGAGAATTTCCTGCTGGGAATTCTGAAGGAGCAGGGGATAACTGCCAGGACACTATGGTTGGAGCCAAATCGTGAAGGTGTAACCCGCTTAGCTGAGACTGCTGATTCGCGCTCCTTCATGGATATTATTAAAGGGGATTGAAGCAAATGAAGAGAATTGCACTATTGCCTGACGGGACGGTATCCCATGAAGCGGCGCTACATTTATTTGGTGATGAAGCTGTAGAACTGGTTCATTTCAAACAAATCTCAGATGTGTTCTTATCAACAGCTAACGGAAACACGGATTATAGTGTGATTCCCATTGAGAATACGATAGAGGGTTCGGTATCACTTCACATGGACTGGCTTGTTCATGAAGTCGATATTCCGATGCAGGTAGAGTGGGTGTATCCCTCCATACAGAATTTAATCGGTAGAAGGGGGGAACTGCTGTCTCAGGGTGGAGAGATGGACTTATCACAGGTGACCAAGGTTATCTCCCATCCTGTTGCCATGGCACAGTGTCAGCAGTTCATTCGCCTGCATATGCCGCAGGCCGAGCTTGAGAATGCTCCCAGCACTTCGGAAGCGATAGAGACAGTTAAGAACAATCCGGGCAAAGGCTGGCTGGCTATCGGCACTCTTCTTGGAGCAAAAAGACATGGTCTTGATGTGCTCGCTGAGAAAGTGACGGATCACGATAATAACTATACCCGATTTGTGTTAATCGGGCCTGCTAAGCTCGGAGAACTGAAGCCATCTGGTGAAGACAAGACCAGTATTCTGGTTACTCTGCCATCTGACTTTCCTGGAGCTTTGCATCAGGTGCTCTCAGCCTTTTCATGGCGGAAATTGAACCTCTCCCGGATTGAATCGAGACCCACCAAGAAGAAGCTCGGGAATTATTATTTCTATATTGATGTACTTCACAGCCTGGACTCTGTGCTTCTTCCCGCGGCAATAGCCGAGATTGAAGCCTTGGGCTGCCAGGTTCGGATTCTGGGGTCTTATCTAAGCTACTCTTACGAGTCCAAAATGACGGAGGTGCAGAGCTGAGACTCTGATAATAATATTGTCTTTATTAAAAGGGGAGCTACCATCGCAGCGCCTAGTTACCTTTCGGTTCGTGAATGATTTTTGAATTATAGCGCTAATCCTTTCTATCCTTTGTAGGGTAGAGAGGATTTTTTTATTTTGCAGGATGTCAAAACCCGGGCTGCTGCATAGGATGTATTAAATGGGCAACGGGCGAATATCACGGCCCTAAGAAGAAATATTAGGAGGTCTTTGTCACGTGAAATTACACATCGTGCAACAGGGAGATACATTGTATGACTTATCTAAGAAATATACCGTTCCGCTGCAAAAGCTGATCGATGCGAATCCTCAGATTACGAATCCGGAACAATTAAATGTCGGGGATAAAGTGAAAGTACCTGCTATGAGTGTTCCTGTAGGCGGAGGTGAGGGTGTGCTTTATAAGCATATGGTTAAAGAAGGAGATACTCTTTGGAAATTGTCTAACGCTTGGGGAATTCCGCTGCAAATGTTGATCAGTGCCAACCCGCAGCTCGCTAATCCTGATGTGCTTAACGTTGGAGAGTTCGTAAATATACCATCGGGTGGAAGCGGAGGAGATGGGTTAACCGCTCCTCAAGCATTAAGTGTGCCGGGTGGGATGAAGAAGAACACGGCTCCCATAAGTTCGGGTGGGAAGAAGAATACCGCCCCTATTGAAGCCGCCCCACTTCCAGTGTTACCAGCTCCAGACAACTTCCCGACTCCAGCTCCATTGCCAGCTCCAGCCGCTGAAAATGTTCCGACACCAGCCCCGCCCCCAGTAATACCTCCTGTTATTGAAGCTCAGCCGACAACTCCACCGCCTATAGTGCCGCAGTATAAAATTGACGTTAAATACTCGGAGATCAATGTGCCTAATTATATATTTGAATTTCCGGAGCAGCCACCGGCTTATCAGCCTGTTCCCGAATATAAACAGGAGCCGATCAACCATATTCCCGAGTATAAGCCTGAGCCAATCAGCTATATTCCAGAATATAAGCAGGAGCCTATTAAGCAATCTCCCTGTGGATGTGGTCCGAGTCATTCAGAGAATTTGTTCCACCAATATCCAACAGCAGCACAGAGCGCAGCTTCTAATCATAATTTGTATCAAGTATCGGATTCGTTCTATCAGCCATTTTCTGCTCCTCAGCCTTATAACCCATCTGAACAGTTACTTACTGGTGAATATC contains:
- a CDS encoding ACT domain-containing protein; this translates as MKERYFLVREDILPEAVVKTLQAKQLLAGGEVKTVHEAVEQVGISRSAFYKYKDGIHVLNHLERDRIATISFDLEHRSGRLSEVLALIAGFGGNVLTINQSIPLQGRANVVISVEISHLTEELDALTVILQGTPGVQRVHVIGQG
- the thrB gene encoding homoserine kinase, translated to MSSSQSNGVRVRIPASTANLGPGFDTLGMALSLYAWIEMKAADHTAFHLYGDEMKGIPADKSNLIYQVAQSVFDEAGVSIPDLEVSMYSDIPLTRGLGSSASAIVGALVAANELIGSPLTSSKLFDMATALEKHPDNVGASLFGGIIAASWDGEHADYIRIEPSSDLGVLVAIPDFQLSTSDARNVLPEQVSLKDAVYNIGKSSLLTAAFSSGRLDLISVAMKDRIHQPYRASLIPGMSQILNEAADHGALGAALSGAGPTLLALVDKRAGTGRDLENFLLGILKEQGITARTLWLEPNREGVTRLAETADSRSFMDIIKGD
- a CDS encoding homoserine dehydrogenase — its product is MKPVKVGLLGLGTVGTGVVRIVEGHQEDLSSQVGSPIVIEKIAVKSMDKARNIAIDSSKLTVDPLDVIRDPEIDVIVEVMGGIDGTKEYILEALERGKHIVTANKDLMALHGSEILAKAQEKQCDVFYEASVAGGIPIIRTLIEGFSSDRIMKIMGIVNGTTNYILTKMSQEGASYEDVLKEAQELGYAESDPTSDVEGLDAARKMAILGTLGFRTNVELSDVSVRGISSVSKEDILYAKQLGYEMKLLGIADRQDDQFSISVQPTMVKKSHPIASVNGVFNAVYVYGEAVGETMFYGAGAGEMPTATSVVADLVAIVKNLKLGVNGLKAIVPYKPKKLKSDEEISYKNFLLLHVEDKAGVLAQITQVFAEYDVSLESVVQSPNEPTDAEIMIVTHDASQASMNKVLLHFESLDVIRRIKSVYRVEG
- a CDS encoding LysM peptidoglycan-binding domain-containing protein codes for the protein MKLHIVQQGDTLYDLSKKYTVPLQKLIDANPQITNPEQLNVGDKVKVPAMSVPVGGGEGVLYKHMVKEGDTLWKLSNAWGIPLQMLISANPQLANPDVLNVGEFVNIPSGGSGGDGLTAPQALSVPGGMKKNTAPISSGGKKNTAPIEAAPLPVLPAPDNFPTPAPLPAPAAENVPTPAPPPVIPPVIEAQPTTPPPIVPQYKIDVKYSEINVPNYIFEFPEQPPAYQPVPEYKQEPINHIPEYKPEPISYIPEYKQEPIKQSPCGCGPSHSENLFHQYPTAAQSAASNHNLYQVSDSFYQPFSAPQPYNPSEQLLTGEYPGLSSAPVYDWPTVQPAMEPCQPMWPYAPMGQPIPYGYHPYSKQPMTNMEYQAHGAWSPIPAQTHQPMYYQPYEVTGLGGYNPALTSMQGQHLGYDYPGEIPNPYGGYEYPAQPSVPQNPLGGFGVPDVGCDNREEDVNPESPENNEAAAKHIKAKREKVTHHTDSKKEGKKARISDTTSSKADREKTRSANKSKEVRQNPWINE
- the pheA gene encoding prephenate dehydratase, whose amino-acid sequence is MKRIALLPDGTVSHEAALHLFGDEAVELVHFKQISDVFLSTANGNTDYSVIPIENTIEGSVSLHMDWLVHEVDIPMQVEWVYPSIQNLIGRRGELLSQGGEMDLSQVTKVISHPVAMAQCQQFIRLHMPQAELENAPSTSEAIETVKNNPGKGWLAIGTLLGAKRHGLDVLAEKVTDHDNNYTRFVLIGPAKLGELKPSGEDKTSILVTLPSDFPGALHQVLSAFSWRKLNLSRIESRPTKKKLGNYYFYIDVLHSLDSVLLPAAIAEIEALGCQVRILGSYLSYSYESKMTEVQS